The following proteins are co-located in the Sphingomonas panacis genome:
- the aroA gene encoding 3-phosphoshikimate 1-carboxyvinyltransferase, with product MPHPNPTPRQIHSSGPLRGRVAVPGDKSISHRALMFSALAVGESRVEGLLEGEDVLATAAALRAMGAEIERGADGIWRIHGVGVGGLLQPQGALEMGNSGTSTRLLMGLIASHAITAAFTGDASLTKRPMGRVIEPLSRMGASFTSYPGGRLPLILRGTNPAIPIDYTLPVASAQVKSAVLLAGLNTPGITRVIEPIATRDHSERMLRGFGATVEVENSPAGRIIAITGEAELKPQRIVVPGDPSSAAFLVVAATIVPGSDVIVENVGLNPTRAGIFTALRMMGADITELNPREVGGEPVADLRVRHAQLKAIEVPAELAPSMIDEYPILFVAAAFAEGRTVARGAHELRVKESDRIAAMAAALGACGVETQEYEDGLAVQGNGGEAIAGGGTVATQLDHRIAMSMAVAGLYTRAPLTLDDAAPIATSYPIFFESLDKLRGTNAMQPA from the coding sequence ATGCCCCATCCCAATCCCACGCCCCGCCAAATCCATTCCTCCGGCCCGCTGCGCGGTCGTGTCGCCGTGCCCGGCGACAAATCGATCAGTCACCGCGCGCTGATGTTTTCCGCGCTCGCGGTCGGCGAAAGCCGCGTCGAGGGGCTGCTGGAGGGCGAGGATGTGCTCGCCACCGCCGCCGCGCTGCGCGCGATGGGCGCTGAGATCGAGCGTGGCGCGGATGGCATCTGGCGAATCCACGGCGTCGGCGTCGGCGGGCTGCTCCAGCCGCAGGGCGCGCTCGAGATGGGCAATTCCGGCACCTCGACCCGGCTGCTGATGGGGTTGATCGCGAGCCACGCGATCACCGCCGCCTTCACCGGCGACGCCTCTCTCACCAAACGCCCGATGGGCCGGGTGATCGAGCCGCTGTCGCGGATGGGCGCGAGCTTCACGTCCTATCCGGGCGGCCGGCTGCCGCTGATCCTGCGTGGCACCAACCCCGCGATCCCGATCGACTATACGCTCCCCGTCGCATCGGCGCAGGTGAAGTCGGCGGTGCTGCTCGCCGGCCTCAACACCCCCGGTATCACCCGCGTCATCGAACCCATCGCGACGCGCGACCATAGTGAGCGGATGCTGCGCGGTTTCGGCGCGACCGTCGAGGTCGAGAACAGCCCTGCCGGCCGAATCATCGCCATCACCGGAGAGGCCGAACTGAAGCCGCAGCGGATCGTCGTGCCGGGCGATCCCTCCTCCGCCGCCTTCCTCGTCGTCGCGGCGACGATCGTGCCCGGTTCGGATGTGATCGTCGAGAATGTCGGCCTCAACCCCACCCGCGCCGGCATCTTCACCGCTTTGCGGATGATGGGCGCCGACATCACCGAGCTGAACCCACGCGAGGTCGGCGGCGAGCCGGTCGCCGATCTGCGAGTCCGCCACGCCCAGCTCAAGGCGATCGAGGTGCCCGCCGAACTCGCACCGAGCATGATCGACGAATATCCGATCCTGTTCGTCGCCGCCGCCTTCGCCGAAGGCCGCACCGTCGCGCGCGGTGCGCATGAGCTGCGCGTCAAGGAATCGGATCGGATCGCCGCGATGGCCGCCGCCCTCGGCGCATGTGGCGTCGAAACGCAGGAATATGAGGACGGCCTGGCGGTACAGGGCAATGGCGGCGAAGCTATTGCCGGCGGCGGCACCGTCGCCACCCAGCTCGATCACCGGATTGCGATGAGCATGGCGGTCGCCGGACTCTATACGCGGGCGCCGCTCACGCTCGACGACGCCGCCCCGATCGCAACCAGCTATCCGATCTTCTTCGAATCGCTGGACAAGCTGCGTGGCACCAACGCAATGCAGCCGGCATGA
- a CDS encoding integration host factor subunit beta: MIRSELVQMLAEQNPDLAPRDIEAIVATFFDEISKRLAAGGRVELRGFGAFSTRARDARTGRNPRTGELVDVTAKRVPYFKPGKEMRLRLNV; this comes from the coding sequence ATGATCCGATCGGAACTGGTCCAGATGCTGGCCGAACAGAATCCGGATCTGGCGCCGCGCGATATCGAAGCGATCGTCGCGACCTTTTTCGATGAAATTTCAAAGCGTTTGGCAGCCGGCGGACGAGTCGAGTTGCGTGGCTTCGGCGCTTTCTCCACCCGCGCGCGCGACGCCCGCACCGGTCGCAATCCGCGCACCGGCGAGCTGGTCGATGTCACCGCGAAGCGAGTCCCCTATTTCAAGCCCGGCAAGGAAATGCGCCTGCGCCTCAACGTCTGA
- a CDS encoding (d)CMP kinase: MIIAVDGPAASGKGTIARALASHYRLPYLDTGLLYRAVAANVARHDLDPAIEADAVAACDFDEALLDDPILRDDETGKRASIVSAHPLVRAALFHRQRRFANQPGGAVLDGRDIGTVIAPEADAKLFVKATPTIRARRRHSELRDRGSNVSMDKVLADIRARDQRDSMRSSAPLVAANDAALLDTSFLSIEAALKRAIELVERQVKLKAERARG, translated from the coding sequence ATGATCATCGCCGTCGACGGACCCGCCGCCTCGGGCAAGGGCACGATTGCCCGCGCGCTCGCCAGCCATTACCGCCTGCCCTATCTCGATACCGGGCTGCTCTACCGTGCGGTCGCGGCCAACGTCGCGCGGCACGATCTCGATCCCGCGATCGAGGCGGATGCGGTCGCCGCATGTGATTTCGATGAGGCGTTGCTAGACGATCCCATTTTGCGCGACGACGAGACCGGCAAGCGTGCTTCAATCGTCTCGGCGCATCCGCTGGTGCGCGCGGCGCTGTTCCACCGCCAGCGTCGTTTCGCCAACCAGCCCGGCGGCGCTGTCCTCGACGGCCGCGACATCGGCACGGTGATAGCACCCGAGGCGGACGCCAAATTGTTCGTCAAGGCGACCCCGACCATCCGCGCGCGCCGCCGCCATTCGGAACTGCGCGATCGCGGCTCGAACGTCAGCATGGACAAGGTGCTTGCCGACATCCGCGCCCGCGACCAGCGCGACTCGATGCGCAGCAGCGCGCCGCTCGTCGCCGCCAACGACGCGGCGCTGCTCGACACGAGCTTCCTGTCGATCGAAGCCGCGCTCAAGCGCGCGATCGAACTGGTCGAGCGACAAGTGAAGCTGAAGGCAGAGCGCGCGCGGGGATAA
- a CDS encoding TIGR02300 family protein codes for MIKPEWGTKRSCPKCATRFYDLGKDDPVTCIECGSTWEPEPILKSKQPLPFDSPKPEALKKDDDLAGDDEALDIGEDEEPSPDDEVDLGGDDDLGVEAPTEDEEH; via the coding sequence ATGATTAAGCCGGAATGGGGCACGAAGCGATCGTGCCCGAAGTGCGCAACGCGTTTCTACGATCTCGGTAAGGACGATCCCGTCACCTGCATCGAATGCGGGTCGACGTGGGAGCCGGAGCCGATCCTCAAGTCGAAGCAGCCGCTGCCGTTCGATTCGCCCAAGCCCGAAGCGTTGAAGAAGGACGACGATCTCGCCGGTGACGACGAGGCGCTGGACATCGGCGAGGACGAAGAGCCTTCGCCCGACGACGAAGTCGATCTCGGCGGCGACGACGATCTCGGCGTGGAAGCGCCGACCGAAGACGAAGAACACTGA
- a CDS encoding transglutaminase family protein gives MPLLTLSHITTYSYSRPVSFGEHRIMVRPRESYDQHLVDAQLHITPEPADVRWLQDVFGNSVAIATFDRRAKDLVIDSRIRLRHEPADLQTVDIEQYARLYPFTYNSEEMPDLLRSIERQHLDPLRQIDEWARGFLSTTGQTDTLAMLSDMTASIRRDFTYVARHEKGTQTPIETLTKRSGTCRDYAMLMIEAVRALGFAARFVSGYVYNPSQRDERRGGGNTHAWVRVYLPGSGWVEFDPTNGIIGNRGLIRVAVARDIYQAVPISGTWAGFPGSFRDMTVSVDISVEDRVTTPI, from the coding sequence ATGCCTTTGCTGACTCTGTCCCATATCACCACCTATAGCTACAGTCGGCCCGTGTCATTCGGCGAGCACCGCATCATGGTGCGCCCGCGCGAGAGTTACGACCAGCATCTGGTCGATGCGCAACTCCATATCACCCCGGAACCGGCCGACGTGCGCTGGTTGCAGGACGTGTTCGGCAATTCGGTGGCGATCGCCACGTTCGACCGGCGCGCGAAGGATCTGGTGATCGACAGCCGCATCCGCCTGCGCCACGAGCCGGCCGATCTCCAGACCGTCGATATCGAGCAATATGCGCGGCTTTACCCCTTCACCTACAATTCCGAGGAAATGCCGGACCTGCTCCGCTCGATCGAGCGCCAGCATCTCGATCCGCTCCGGCAGATCGACGAATGGGCGCGCGGCTTCCTGAGCACCACCGGCCAGACCGACACGCTGGCGATGCTGTCGGACATGACCGCGTCGATCCGGCGCGACTTCACCTATGTCGCGCGCCACGAGAAAGGCACGCAGACGCCGATCGAGACTCTCACCAAACGCAGCGGCACCTGCCGCGATTACGCGATGCTGATGATCGAGGCGGTGCGTGCGCTGGGGTTCGCGGCGCGCTTCGTCTCGGGCTATGTCTACAACCCCTCGCAGCGCGACGAGCGGCGCGGCGGCGGCAACACCCATGCGTGGGTGCGTGTGTATCTACCCGGATCGGGATGGGTCGAGTTCGATCCGACCAACGGCATCATCGGCAATCGCGGGCTGATCCGCGTCGCGGTGGCGCGCGACATCTACCAGGCGGTGCCGATCTCGGGGACATGGGCGGGTTTTCCGGGAAGTTTCCGGGATATGACGGTGAGCGTGGACATTTCCGTCGAGGATCGCGTTACGACACCGATATGA
- a CDS encoding VOC family protein, with translation MGVTGVGGIFFRADDPDALRLWYRTYLGVGGEGYAPWQQAAGPTVFMPFAVNTDMWPAGKPWMLNFRVDDLEALLATLRAADIPVVTDPAWDTPETGRFARVHDPEGNPIELWQPPAE, from the coding sequence ATGGGCGTGACCGGCGTGGGTGGCATCTTCTTCCGGGCGGACGATCCCGATGCGTTGCGGCTTTGGTATCGCACCTATCTGGGCGTCGGTGGTGAGGGCTATGCGCCGTGGCAACAGGCGGCCGGGCCGACGGTTTTCATGCCTTTCGCCGTGAACACCGATATGTGGCCGGCGGGCAAGCCGTGGATGCTCAACTTCCGCGTCGATGATCTGGAGGCGCTGCTTGCCACGTTGCGGGCCGCCGATATCCCCGTCGTGACGGACCCGGCGTGGGACACACCCGAGACGGGCCGCTTCGCCCGTGTCCACGATCCCGAAGGCAATCCGATCGAGCTTTGGCAGCCGCCGGCCGAATAG
- a CDS encoding SIMPL domain-containing protein: MRLPISSLAALATATLAPVAASAQIASAPVLIDGTVLEVVAEGRTTRAPDLVTINTGVVTQAPTATAALTDNAGRVQRVVAALKAAGVADRDIRSANISLQPQYRYADNTPPVITGYQASNTISVRFRDIARAGTLLDALVREGANQIDGPNFLIEKPETALDEARAYAMAKANVRAALYARIAGLRVDRMLSISENPAANAPIAISAMRENMAGAASASDTKVIPGEQDVTIRLSVRFLLKK, translated from the coding sequence ATGCGCTTGCCCATCTCTTCGCTCGCCGCGCTGGCTACGGCCACACTCGCGCCGGTCGCCGCCTCCGCCCAAATCGCATCCGCACCCGTGTTGATCGACGGCACCGTTCTGGAGGTGGTCGCCGAGGGCAGGACCACGCGTGCGCCGGATCTGGTAACGATCAACACCGGCGTCGTGACCCAGGCGCCAACCGCGACCGCCGCGCTGACCGACAATGCCGGTCGTGTTCAGCGCGTCGTCGCCGCGCTCAAGGCGGCAGGTGTGGCCGATCGCGACATCCGTTCGGCCAACATCTCGCTCCAGCCGCAATATCGATATGCCGACAACACGCCGCCGGTGATCACCGGCTACCAGGCGTCGAACACGATTTCGGTCAGGTTTCGCGATATCGCCCGCGCGGGCACGCTCCTGGATGCGCTGGTACGCGAGGGTGCAAATCAGATCGACGGTCCGAATTTCCTGATCGAAAAGCCCGAGACGGCGCTCGACGAGGCACGCGCCTATGCGATGGCGAAGGCCAATGTCCGCGCCGCGCTCTACGCCCGCATCGCTGGGTTGCGGGTCGATCGCATGCTGTCGATCTCGGAAAATCCGGCCGCGAACGCCCCGATCGCGATCAGTGCGATGCGCGAGAACATGGCCGGCGCGGCCTCGGCGTCCGACACGAAGGTGATCCCCGGCGAGCAGGACGTGACCATACGTCTGTCGGTCCGCTTTCTGCTCAAAAAATAA
- a CDS encoding AraC family transcriptional regulator, which produces MSDTPVLIYNPPGTTHQDRFHGGKGRFVAISGGTGPEAAALCLRDPYAHRLAHGIARDIDAATPFSLEANALQLHAAISPLSSDEARSAQVPPSWLNRAVEMIFTSHDPDMSVAAVASDAGVHPVHLARVFRRFLGCSPGEYLRGHRLERAAAMLGEGVASLAAVAQSAGFVDQAHLTRAFRSRLDTTPAQWRRSRDVARIQDADAATRQ; this is translated from the coding sequence GTGTCCGATACGCCCGTCCTGATCTACAATCCGCCGGGGACGACGCATCAGGATCGGTTTCATGGCGGCAAGGGCCGCTTCGTCGCCATCTCTGGCGGCACAGGCCCCGAAGCCGCCGCACTCTGTCTGCGCGATCCTTATGCCCACCGTTTGGCTCACGGCATCGCACGCGACATCGACGCAGCGACGCCGTTCAGTTTGGAAGCGAATGCCCTGCAGCTTCACGCCGCCATATCGCCCCTCTCATCCGACGAGGCCCGGTCGGCCCAAGTGCCGCCAAGCTGGCTCAACCGTGCCGTCGAGATGATCTTCACGAGCCACGATCCCGATATGTCCGTTGCCGCGGTCGCATCGGACGCCGGGGTGCATCCGGTTCATCTTGCTCGCGTATTTCGACGCTTTCTCGGGTGTTCGCCTGGCGAGTATCTGCGCGGACATCGGCTGGAACGCGCAGCGGCGATGCTCGGGGAGGGCGTCGCCTCGCTCGCCGCGGTCGCACAATCGGCTGGTTTCGTCGATCAGGCCCATTTGACCCGCGCCTTTCGCTCCCGTCTCGACACCACACCCGCGCAGTGGCGCAGATCGCGCGATGTTGCGCGGATACAAGACGCGGACGCTGCCACGCGCCAGTAA
- a CDS encoding transglutaminase-like domain-containing protein, which translates to MLIRAGYEIRYETDVATPMLALLSIHPSRNKDLVTPHRIVAAPDVPVYGYTDSFGNMCTRITVPAGGLTLSCDFTVQDDGLPDPAAPDAEQHALEDLPDDVLIYLLGSRYCETDRLSQVAWSLFGNAASGWERVQAIVDFTHNQIEFGYNYARPTKTAWDAYQERQGVCRDFAHLAITLCRCMNIPARYCTGYLGDIGIPPVDAPMDFSAWFDVYLGGRWHTFDARHNRPRIGRILMARGRDATDTALTTTFGPARLVGFDVHTDEVAVA; encoded by the coding sequence ATGTTGATCCGCGCCGGTTATGAAATTCGTTATGAAACGGACGTCGCCACGCCGATGCTGGCACTGCTCAGCATTCACCCGTCGCGCAACAAGGATCTGGTGACGCCACACCGTATCGTCGCCGCGCCCGACGTGCCGGTGTACGGCTATACCGATTCGTTCGGCAATATGTGTACGCGCATCACCGTGCCCGCGGGCGGGCTGACCCTGTCCTGCGACTTCACCGTACAGGATGACGGGCTGCCCGACCCGGCCGCGCCCGATGCCGAGCAGCATGCGCTGGAGGATCTGCCCGACGACGTGCTGATCTATCTGCTCGGCAGCCGCTATTGCGAGACCGATCGGCTCTCGCAGGTGGCGTGGTCGCTGTTCGGCAACGCCGCGTCGGGTTGGGAGCGCGTGCAGGCGATCGTCGACTTCACGCACAACCAGATCGAGTTCGGCTACAATTATGCCCGCCCGACCAAGACGGCGTGGGACGCGTATCAGGAGCGGCAGGGCGTGTGCCGCGATTTCGCGCATCTCGCGATCACCCTGTGCCGCTGCATGAACATTCCGGCGCGCTATTGCACCGGCTATCTCGGCGACATCGGCATTCCTCCGGTCGACGCACCGATGGATTTCTCCGCCTGGTTCGACGTGTATCTGGGCGGGCGCTGGCATACGTTCGACGCGCGGCACAACCGGCCGCGGATCGGGCGTATCCTGATGGCGCGCGGGCGCGACGCGACCGACACGGCGCTGACCACCACTTTCGGCCCGGCCCGGCTGGTCGGCTTCGACGTGCATACCGATGAGGTCGCGGTCGCCTAA
- a CDS encoding glycoside hydrolase family 130 protein — MAETHPCLRKLDIELRPDASRTVIRPFLPSDPAGFDHQPEDRTTRIIRRVLAFDDAAVARQIERLWESIGHAEHGAKSALLTRGADLAGRVEGLDVGTLDENRRLLMGAYFSAEYSFESAALFNPSIVAWPIDPQPVGDTDFVLSLRGIGEGHLSSVTFRTGVWRADGEVEIAAPAPSGVPPITTPVQGWQDADTIQLDCSGSCEPSETVLFPVVESQSRGIEDLRLTPFAIPDRPLTFIGTYTAVGAAGARQELLQTDDFRTFKMHPVRGDLANAKGMALFPRQIGGRYLALGRQDNENLWLAESDDLLTWRAQGKVLEPLYPWESVQIGNCGSPIEIDEGWLVLTHGVGVVRNYCMGAVLLDRDDPAKVLGRLAEPLLEPSDHERNGYVPNVVYSCGALVRGREMLLPYAVADDFTRFAIVSIDGLLAAMRG; from the coding sequence ATGGCTGAGACCCACCCCTGCCTGCGCAAGCTCGACATCGAGTTGCGCCCCGATGCCAGCCGAACCGTGATCCGGCCGTTCCTGCCGTCCGACCCCGCCGGGTTCGACCATCAGCCCGAAGACCGCACGACGCGGATCATCCGCCGCGTGCTCGCCTTCGATGATGCGGCGGTGGCGCGACAGATCGAGCGGCTGTGGGAATCGATCGGCCATGCCGAGCATGGCGCGAAGTCGGCGCTGCTCACGCGCGGCGCCGATCTCGCCGGGCGGGTCGAGGGACTCGACGTTGGCACGCTCGACGAGAATCGCCGGTTGCTGATGGGCGCGTATTTCAGCGCGGAATATTCGTTCGAGTCGGCGGCGTTGTTCAATCCGAGCATCGTCGCCTGGCCGATCGACCCGCAGCCGGTCGGCGATACGGACTTCGTGCTGTCGCTGCGTGGGATCGGCGAGGGGCATCTCTCCTCGGTGACGTTCCGCACCGGCGTGTGGCGCGCCGATGGCGAGGTCGAGATCGCCGCGCCGGCGCCGAGCGGCGTGCCGCCGATCACCACGCCGGTCCAAGGCTGGCAGGACGCCGACACGATCCAACTCGATTGCTCAGGCAGTTGCGAGCCTTCCGAGACGGTGCTGTTCCCGGTGGTGGAGAGCCAGAGCCGCGGCATTGAGGATCTGCGGCTCACGCCGTTCGCGATCCCCGACCGGCCGCTGACCTTCATCGGCACCTATACCGCGGTGGGCGCAGCCGGCGCGCGGCAGGAGTTGCTCCAGACCGACGATTTCCGCACCTTCAAGATGCATCCGGTGCGCGGCGATCTGGCCAACGCCAAGGGCATGGCGCTGTTCCCGCGCCAGATCGGCGGGCGCTACCTGGCGCTGGGGCGGCAGGACAATGAGAATTTGTGGCTGGCGGAGTCGGATGATCTGCTCACGTGGCGCGCGCAAGGCAAAGTGCTTGAGCCGCTGTATCCGTGGGAGAGCGTGCAGATCGGCAATTGCGGCTCGCCGATCGAGATCGACGAAGGCTGGCTGGTGCTGACTCACGGCGTCGGCGTGGTGCGCAATTACTGCATGGGCGCGGTGCTGCTCGATCGCGACGACCCGGCGAAGGTGCTCGGCCGGCTTGCCGAGCCGTTGCTCGAACCCAGCGACCATGAGCGTAACGGCTATGTCCCCAACGTGGTCTATAGCTGCGGCGCGCTGGTGCGCGGGCGTGAGATGCTGCTGCCTTATGCGGTGGCGGATGATTTCACGCGCTTCGCGATCGTCTCGATCGACGGGCTGCTCGCGGCGATGCGAGGCTGA
- a CDS encoding serine hydrolase domain-containing protein — MIHLKAIGIALGAVALCAASAPSRIDPALDTLLATFDHDPHPDLRGVVVLRDGRMVGERYYNGETADTLHDVRSAGKSVTSLLAGIAIDRGKIHGVDDTISTYWPESRGSAIGDVAIKDVLTMRSGLAAFDEDPASPGNEDKLDAAPDPLAFLLTVPRADPPGSRYRYNSLTAYTAGVVVAKATGQTMADFARTALFAPLGIRRWRWDADSAGYTKGQGNLSLTARSFAAIGEMVRGEGLYRGRRIVSARWIRDSLAPKVTIANDLYADGYGYLWYSKVLQVDGKPIAISFASGNGGNKIYVIPTRRMVVAITSSAYGHGYGQKRSEAILRAILSANRS; from the coding sequence TTGATTCACCTTAAAGCCATCGGCATCGCGCTCGGCGCCGTCGCCTTGTGCGCGGCGTCGGCGCCGTCCCGCATCGATCCCGCACTCGACACGCTCCTGGCGACCTTCGACCACGACCCGCACCCCGATCTGCGCGGGGTGGTGGTGCTGCGCGACGGTCGCATGGTCGGGGAACGCTATTACAATGGCGAGACGGCAGACACGCTTCATGACGTACGGTCTGCTGGAAAGAGCGTGACGTCACTCCTGGCCGGAATAGCGATCGACCGGGGCAAGATACACGGGGTGGACGATACGATTTCCACCTATTGGCCCGAATCCAGGGGCAGCGCGATCGGTGATGTCGCCATCAAGGATGTTCTGACGATGCGGTCCGGGCTGGCCGCGTTCGACGAGGATCCAGCATCGCCGGGCAACGAGGACAAACTCGATGCGGCGCCCGATCCGCTGGCGTTCCTGCTCACCGTTCCCCGTGCCGATCCACCGGGATCACGCTATCGGTACAATTCGCTCACCGCCTACACCGCCGGCGTCGTGGTCGCGAAGGCGACTGGCCAAACGATGGCGGATTTCGCCCGAACCGCACTGTTCGCACCGCTGGGCATCCGTCGCTGGCGCTGGGACGCGGATTCGGCAGGCTACACCAAAGGCCAGGGCAATCTGTCTCTCACCGCGCGCAGCTTCGCCGCGATCGGCGAGATGGTCCGTGGGGAGGGTCTGTATCGAGGGCGCCGGATCGTCAGCGCCCGCTGGATTCGGGACTCGCTCGCACCAAAGGTCACCATCGCCAACGATCTCTATGCCGATGGCTATGGCTATCTCTGGTATTCGAAGGTCCTGCAGGTCGATGGCAAACCGATCGCAATATCCTTCGCCTCGGGAAATGGCGGGAACAAGATATACGTCATCCCGACCCGCCGCATGGTGGTCGCCATCACCTCAAGCGCTTATGGTCACGGCTATGGCCAGAAGCGGTCTGAGGCGATCCTGAGGGCGATCCTGTCGGCGAACCGCTCCTAA
- the rpsA gene encoding 30S ribosomal protein S1 — translation MATMASPTRDDFAALLELTLGGADSFEGRVVKGTVTGIENDLAVIDVGLKSEGRVPLREFAAPGQKADLKVGDEVEVYVDRVENVHGEAMLSRDRARREAAWDTLETEFAKTARVEGVIFGRVKGGFTVDLNGAVAFLPGSQVDIRPVRDVTPLMDIPQPFQILKMDRKRGNIVVSRRAILEETRAEQRSGLILSLAEGQIIDGVVKNITDYGAFVDLGGIDGLLHVTDLSYKRVGHPSEVLNIGDTVKVQIIRINKDTQRISLGMKQLESDPWDGASAKYPVGAKLTGRVTNITEYGAFVELEAGIEGLVHVSEMSWTKKNVHPGKIVSTSQEVDVVVLEVDPDKRRISLGLKQAQANPWEAFLEAHPIGSTVEGEVKNATEFGLFIGLDNDVDGMVHMSDIAWGVSGEDALNLHRKGEVVQAVVLDIDAEKERISLGMKQLERGAPAAGGAVAAGGGGSGLNKNAVVTVTVLEVRDAGLEVQVGDDGATGFIKRTDLGRDRDEQRPERFQVGQKFDAMVTGFDRSKKPTFSVKAMQISEEKQAVAQYGSSDSGASLGDILGEALKARNEKR, via the coding sequence ATGGCCACTATGGCATCCCCCACCCGCGACGATTTCGCAGCTCTTCTTGAACTGACGCTCGGCGGCGCCGACAGCTTCGAAGGCCGCGTCGTCAAGGGCACCGTCACCGGCATCGAGAATGATCTCGCCGTGATCGACGTGGGCCTCAAGTCCGAAGGCCGCGTGCCGCTGCGCGAATTCGCAGCCCCTGGCCAGAAGGCCGATCTCAAGGTTGGCGACGAAGTCGAAGTCTATGTCGATCGCGTCGAGAACGTCCACGGCGAAGCGATGCTGTCGCGCGACCGCGCCCGCCGCGAAGCCGCATGGGACACGCTCGAAACCGAATTCGCCAAGACCGCGCGCGTCGAGGGCGTCATCTTCGGCCGCGTCAAAGGCGGCTTCACGGTCGACCTCAACGGCGCCGTGGCATTCCTGCCCGGCTCGCAGGTCGATATCCGTCCGGTGCGTGACGTCACGCCGCTGATGGACATTCCCCAGCCCTTCCAGATCCTCAAGATGGACCGCAAGCGCGGCAACATCGTCGTGTCGCGTCGCGCGATCCTCGAAGAGACCCGCGCCGAGCAGCGTTCGGGCCTGATCCTGAGCCTCGCCGAGGGTCAGATCATCGACGGCGTCGTCAAGAACATCACCGATTACGGTGCGTTCGTCGATCTCGGCGGCATCGATGGCCTGCTGCACGTCACCGATCTCAGCTACAAGCGCGTCGGTCATCCTTCGGAAGTTCTCAACATTGGCGATACCGTCAAGGTTCAGATCATCCGCATCAACAAGGACACGCAGCGCATCTCGCTCGGCATGAAGCAGCTCGAGAGCGATCCGTGGGATGGTGCATCGGCCAAGTATCCGGTCGGCGCGAAGCTCACCGGCCGCGTCACGAACATCACCGAATATGGTGCGTTCGTCGAGCTGGAAGCCGGCATCGAGGGCCTCGTCCACGTTTCGGAAATGTCGTGGACCAAGAAGAACGTCCACCCCGGCAAGATCGTCTCGACCTCGCAGGAAGTCGATGTCGTCGTGCTCGAGGTCGATCCCGACAAGCGCCGCATCTCGCTCGGCCTCAAGCAGGCCCAGGCCAATCCGTGGGAGGCGTTCCTCGAAGCGCATCCGATCGGCTCGACCGTTGAGGGTGAAGTCAAGAACGCGACCGAATTCGGTCTGTTCATCGGTCTCGACAACGACGTCGACGGCATGGTCCACATGTCGGACATCGCCTGGGGCGTGTCGGGCGAGGACGCGCTCAACCTGCATCGCAAGGGTGAGGTCGTTCAGGCTGTCGTGCTCGACATCGACGCCGAGAAGGAGCGTATTTCGCTCGGCATGAAGCAGCTTGAGCGTGGTGCTCCGGCAGCCGGTGGCGCAGTCGCCGCAGGCGGCGGCGGCTCGGGCCTCAACAAGAACGCGGTCGTCACCGTCACCGTTCTCGAAGTCCGCGACGCGGGCCTCGAAGTTCAGGTCGGCGACGATGGCGCGACCGGCTTCATCAAGCGCACCGATCTTGGCCGCGACCGCGACGAACAGCGTCCGGAGCGTTTCCAGGTCGGCCAGAAGTTCGACGCGATGGTGACCGGCTTCGATCGTTCGAAGAAGCCGACCTTCTCGGTCAAGGCGATGCAGATCTCCGAAGAGAAGCAGGCCGTGGCGCAGTACGGTTCGTCCGACTCGGGCGCATCGCTTGGCGACATTCTCGGCGAGGCGCTCAAGGCGCGCAACGAGAAGCGCTGA